In the Dioscorea cayenensis subsp. rotundata cultivar TDr96_F1 chromosome 12, TDr96_F1_v2_PseudoChromosome.rev07_lg8_w22 25.fasta, whole genome shotgun sequence genome, one interval contains:
- the LOC120273247 gene encoding protein LURP-one-related 10-like: MEYDYSPIIGQQYCLPYPTNLAFTTKIAGVRHGELAVIDVNGNPLFWFDGSSKDNKWILVDAISSCTLISMREKDWSLHERWDVFRGDSTNKKDLLFRVKRSSALKIHPKLEVFLADNTKEDECDFKIKGKYRKRSIMIYKANKSTVLAQMRKEHNVVKFPLEKDAFGVNISPYTDYAFIATLIAILHEISQESTRLKEELSEEVVSQMVEELVSS; this comes from the exons ATGGAATATGATTACAGCCCCATCATAGGGCAACAATACTGTCTTCCCTACCCTACAAACCTTGCTTTCACTACAAAGATTGCAGGAGTGAGGCACGGTGAGCTCGCCGTCATCGATGTTAATGGCAATCCCCTCTTTTGGTTTGATGGCTCTTCTAAGGATAATAAGTGGATCTTAGTTGATGCAATCTCTTCATGCACCCTCATTTCCATGAGAGAAAAG gATTGGAGTCTTCATGAACGGTGGGATGTATTCAGAGGTGATAgcacaaataaaaaggatttattGTTTAGAGTGAAGAGGAGCTCAGCTTTGAAAATTCATCCTAAGTTGGAAGTGTTTCTTGCTGACAATACTAAGGAAGATGAGTGTGATTTCAAGATCAAAGGAAAATACAGAAAGAGATCAATCATGATTTACAAAGCAAACAAATCCACTGTTCTAGCTCag ATGAGGAAGGAACACAATGTTGTGAAGTTTCCATTGGAAAAGGATGCATTTGGGGTGAACATCAGTCCATACACAGACTATGCCTTCATTGCCACACTCATTGCAATTCTTCATGAGATCTCCCAAGAATCAACTCGTCTCAAGGAGGAGTTATCTGAAGAAGTAGTTTCTCAAATGGTTGAAGAATTAGTTTCATCTTAA
- the LOC120274111 gene encoding LOW QUALITY PROTEIN: TOM1-like protein 6 (The sequence of the model RefSeq protein was modified relative to this genomic sequence to represent the inferred CDS: deleted 1 base in 1 codon): MFTGMAPAPAGPATVRVEKAAVRVEKATSDLLIGPDWTMNMDICDSINSDHWQAKEVVKAMKKRLQHKNPRVQFLALTLLETMIKNCGDSVHHQVAERDILQEMIKIVRKKTDMQVRDKILVLLDSWQEAFGGPGGKYPQYFLAYSELKRSGVVFPKRSADSALIFTPPATHPTATPRQIQANYGMPNNSSIRLDEAMASEMANLSLVDLDGIQTAMELLSEMLRAVNPSDHEAVKDEVIVDLVSQCRSNQKRVLQLINATGDEELLGRALTLNDRLQSVLIKHEAIASGSPLPIEASASSPGPSAPLRPPSPVELNQNPIEEEEDEDDEFIQLARRNEKFKQAATETSNGLETNGQLVPISTTATEAEASSSATSNALVPPDPPAPVKTTKEQDMIDLLSLTLVTNPSSQPQTPLTPSSTASASSNGHGYSYNPQPYIGNQANIPYNSYIAPWAQPLSPPPPPPPQIQVAQPLSPRPPLQPQVQVPQYESSYPPPPWATSTTYQVPWPAPIQQYQRNDTPAYNRFDHHQNANANVNANANQRAPMTGTPPKPYVPPYRLFEDLIDLRNPDGSVKVRSTPPSLSGARK; the protein is encoded by the exons ATGTTCACCGGAATGGCGCCGGCGCCGGCGGGACCGGCAACTGTGCGGGTGGAGAAGGCGGCGGTGCGGGTGGAGAAGGCAACGAGCGATCTCTTGATTGGCCCGGATTGGACCATGAACATGGATATCTGCGATTCCATCAACTCCGATCACTG GCAAGCAAAGGAAGTTGTTAAAGCTATGAAGAAGCGCCTACAACATAAGAATCCAAGGGTTCAATTTCTTGCTTTGACG CTATTGGAGACAATGATAAAGAATTGTGGTGATTCTGTCCATCATCAAGTGGCTGAGCGCGATATATTGCAAGAGATGATTAAAATTGTCAGGAAAAAG ACTGATATGCAAGTGAGAgataaaattttggttttgctGGATTCATGGCAAGAAGCATTTGGTGGACCTGGAGGAAAGTATCCACAGTATTTTTTGGCATATTCTGAATTAAAG AGATCCGGTGTGGTGTTTCCAAAACGCTCAGCAGACTCTGCTCTGATATTTACTCCCCCAGCTACACATCCAACAGCCACTCCTAGacaaattcaagcaaattaTGGAATGCCCAACAATTCTTCTATAAGGCTTGATGAAGCAATGGCTTCAGAGATGGCGAATTTGAG tttggTGGACTTGGATGGCATACAGACTGCCATGGAACTATTAAGTGAAATGTTACGAGCTGTGAACCCAAGTGATCATGAG GCTGTTAAAGATGAAGTGATAGTGGACCTTGTCAGTCAATGTCGCTCCAACCAAAAACGGGTTTTGCAATTGATCAATGCAACTGG GGATGAGGAGCTTCTAGGACGAGCTCTGACATTAAACGATAGACTACAGAGTGTACTCATAAAGCACGAAGCAATAGCCTCTGGTTCTCCACTTCCAATCGAAGCCTCTGCATCTAGTCCTGGGCCAAGTGCTCCTCTTAGACCACCCTCTCCAGTTGAACTCAATCAGAACCccatcgaagaagaagaagacgaggATGATGAGTTCATTCAATTGGCTCGCAG GAATGAGAAATTCAAACAAGCAGCAACAGAAACCAGCAATGGCTTGGAAACCAACGGTCAATTGGTACCCATCTCTACTACTGCTACCGAAGCAGAAGCCTCATCTTCGGCAACAAGCAACGCATTAGTCCCT CCTGATCCTCCTGCTCCTGTGAAGACAACAAAAGAGCAAGACATGATCGATCTTCTGAGTCTCACTTTGGTAACAAACCCCTCCTCGCAGCCTCAAACACCTTTAACCCCATCCTCGACCGCTTCTGCATCTTCCAATGGACATGGGTACTCTTACAACCCCCAACCATACATCGGAAATCAAGCAAACATTCCCTACAACAGCTACATTGCTCCGTGGGCTCAACCGCTATCGCCTCCGCCTCCACCTCCGCCTCAAATACAAGTGGCACAACCGCTATCGCCTCGACCTCCACTGCAGCCTCAAGTACAAGTGCCACAATATGAATCTAGCTATCCACCACCACCATGGGCAACTTCTACCACTTATCAAGTTCCATGGCCGGCACCAATCCAACAATACCAAAGGAATGACACACCAGCTTACAATAGATTTGATCATCATCAGAATGCCAATGCCAATGTCAATGCCAATGCCAACCAGAGAGCACCAATGACAGGGACACCACCAAAACCATATGTTCCTCCGTACAGACTATTTGAGGATCTGATTGACCTGAGAAATCCTGATGGGAGTGTAAAGGTCCGGAGCACACCCCCAAGTTTATCTGGTGCAAGGAAGTGA